From a region of the Tursiops truncatus isolate mTurTru1 chromosome 2, mTurTru1.mat.Y, whole genome shotgun sequence genome:
- the NDN gene encoding necdin, which produces MSEQSKDVCDPNFAAEASNSEVHSSPGVPGGPSLPASQAAIFPGPESPPVGPPDAPLASPAPQAPSEEGDPKALQQAAEEGRAHQAPSAAQPGPAPPAPAQLVQKAHELMWYVLVKDQKRMIIWFPDMVKDVIGSYKKWCRSILRRTSLILARVFGLHLRLTSLHTMEFSLVKALEPEELDRVALSNSMPMTGLLLMILSLIYVKGRGARESAVWNVLRILGLRPWKKHSTFGDVRKLITEEFVQQNYLKYQRVPHVEPPEYEFFWGSRASREITKMQIMEFLARVFKKDPQAWPSRYREALEEARALREANPTAHCPRNSVSED; this is translated from the coding sequence ATGTCCGAACAAAGTAAGGATGTGTGCGACCCCAACTTTGCAGCCGAGGCCTCCAACTCCGAGGTGCACAGCAGCCCCGGGGTTCCCGGAGGACCCTCTTTGCCCGCGTCTCAGGCCGCGATCTTCCCAGGGCCGGAGAGCCCTCCCGTAGGCCCGCCCGACGCCCCTTTGGCCTCGCCGGCGCCCCAGGCCCCAAGCGAAGAGGGAGACCCGAAGGCCCTGCAGCAGGCCGCGGAGGAAGGCCGCGCCCACCAGGCCCCGAGCGCAGCGCAGCCCGGCCCGGCGCCGCCGGCCCCGGCCCAGCTGGTGCAGAAGGCGCACGAGCTCATGTGGTACGTTCTGGTCAAGGACCAGAAGAGGATGATCATCTGGTTCCCAGACATGGTGAAAGATGTCATCGGCAGTTACAAGAAGTGGTGCAGAAGCATCCTCCGGCGCACCAGCCTCATCCTCGCCCGGGTGTTCGGGCTGCACCTGAGGCTGACCAGCCTACACACCATGGAGTTCTCGCTGGTCAAAGCTCTGGAGCCCGAGGAGCTGGACAGGGTCGCTTTGAGCAACAGCATGCCAATGACAGGCCTCCTGCTGATGATCCTGAGCCTCATCTACGTGAAGGGTCGCGGCGCCCGAGAGAGTGCCGTCTGGAACGTGCTGCGCATCCTAGGGCTGAGGCCTTGGAAGAAGCACTCCACCTTCGGAGACGTGAGAAAGCTCATCACCGAGGAGTTCGTCCAGCAGAACTACCTGAAGTACCAGCGCGTCCCCCACGTCGAGCCCCCTGAGTACGAGTTCTTCTGGGGCTCCCGTGCCAGCCGTGAAATCACCAAGATGCAGATCATGGAGTTCCTGGCCAGGGTCTTTAAGAAAGACCCCCAGGCCTGGCCTTCCCGCTACAGGGAAGCACTGGAAGAGGCCAGAGCCCTGCGGGAGGCCAACCCCACTGCCCACTGCCCCCGCAACAGTGTCTCCGAGGACTAG